A genome region from Bemisia tabaci chromosome 3, PGI_BMITA_v3 includes the following:
- the LOC109039436 gene encoding enhancer of mRNA-decapping protein 3, giving the protein MAKKWIGFTVAIKCKEAVGSYEGVIDEVNSIKQTLTLTEVFKDGKPFHCYKLTIKAHDIDSVVIIKDPKQVNRYDAQKSLNQQTLRYPEQAPVNKLKQSFMAPKYTKKNCFFLDKGDQTHQNQFCDKDLECFGSHIDSQLASEAFDFQKNLALFDKESSRKEFISSHHSDVIKNPGIMVKCHTEENLGHQQQIVINPTANSEKFINGDNSTITKSTNLPCFVRYTKCSLTSFKNENKPSTTKLRQIMVRSPGMKEYITDDGLIIPSITPALRRRLLDMAEDQGLSFERQNEMMGRAACELVLQLLNKSTKLNMFNNQLQRVVVMCGSHRPGAIGINCARQLAAHGFNVFVYLMEPSKFLMPVAHELALYRLTNNNTILNFSELPNTGVGIIVVALADEHTVRLPAPVSLWIQRNQAIRLSLDPPPNGTPNLEVHYSILPALPLTHSPSNGQLFLANINIPQQIFTNVGIYYKSPFGLKSTISLHDYSHKH; this is encoded by the coding sequence ATGGCTAAGAAATGGATTGGTTTTACAGTGGCAATCAAATGTAAAGAAGCGGTTGGTTCGTATGAAGGGGTCATCGATGAGGTCAATAGTATTAAGCAAACTCTGACACTGACTGAGGTCTTCAAAGATGGAAAACCATTCCATTGTTACAAATTAACAATCAAAGCTCATGATATTGATAGTGTAGTCATTATTAAAGATCCAAAACAAGTTAATCGCTACGATGCGCAGAAAAGTTTAAACCAGCAAACGCTAAGATATCCAGAACAGGCTCCagttaataaattaaaacagtCTTTTATGGCTCCTAAAtataccaaaaaaaattgttttttcttagATAAAGGCGATCAAACTCATCAGAATCAATTCTGTGATAAAGATTTGGAGTGTTTCGGCTCGCACATCGATTCTCAGTTAGCAAGTGAAGCCTTTGATTTCCAAAAGAATTTGGCCTTATTTGATAAGGAATCTAGTAGAAAAGAATTTATTAGCAGTCATCATTCTGATGTCATAAAAAACCCAGGGATAATGGTGAAATGTCACACTGAGGAAAACCTCGGGCATCAACAGCAAATTGTTATTAATCCTACTGCTAATTCAGAAAAGTTCATCAACGGTGATAATTCCACCATCACAAAATCAACAAACTTACCTTGTTTCGTGAGATATACTAAGTGTTCTCTCACTTCATTCAAGAATGAAAATAAGCCAAGCACCACCAAACTTCGTCAAATAATGGTGAGGTCTCCAGGCATGAAAGAATATATTACTGATGATGGCTTGATTATCCCTAGTATAACGCCAGCACTGCGGCGTAGATTACTAGATATGGCTGAGGATCAGGGACTATCATTCGAGCGGCAAAATGAAATGATGGGTCGAGCTGCTTGTGAGCTAGTGTTACAACTACTCAACAAATCAACGAAGCTTAATATGTTCAACAATCAGCTGCAACGCGTTGTAGTCATGTGTGGCTCCCACAGACCAGGTGCAATAGGGATCAACTGTGCTAGGCAACTAGCCGCTCATGGTTTCAATGTGTTTGTCTACCTCATGGAACCATCAAAGTTCCTGATGCCAGTTGCGCATGAGTTAGCATTGTACAGACTCACAAACAACAATACCatccttaatttttcagagttgCCCAATACTGGAGTCGGAATAATTGTTGTTGCTTTGGCAGATGAGCACACAGTGCGTCTTCCGGCCCCTGTCTCCCTTTGGATCCAACGAAATCAGGCGATTAGGCTGTCTCTAGACCCTCCACCCAATGGAACTCCAAACCTTGAAGTTCATTACTCAATTCTTCCTGCGTTACCTCTTACACACTCGCCAAGTAATGGACAGCTATTTTTGGCAAACATCAATATTCCCCAGCAAATCTTCACCAATGTGGGAATTTACTATAAATCTCCATTTGGCTTGAAATCAACGATCTCATTGCACGACTACAGTCATAAACATTGA